A stretch of the Sphingosinithalassobacter tenebrarum genome encodes the following:
- a CDS encoding sodium-dependent transporter: MPVLLSEMLIGRHGGSSAVESAKKVARDSNASTLWSLLASFGVLGAFLILSFYCVVAGWVLYYVGVFASDFVTALSGNFAGGALAGMDQAAIEGLFPGLLGNPGMLIGLHALFMAITLFFVARGVSGGIEIVAVWLMPAFFILFLGITVYSLFSGALGETMSFLFAFNPDRLFHGDVMLAGLGQAFFSLSLGSALMITYGAYAGRETNLANSTAIIAVADTGVAIMAGLCIFPIVFAAGLDAGSGPGLMFVSLPVAFQAMPFGSLIGLLFFVMVGFAALTSSVALLEAPASWLMHRFNIARAPAAIIIAALAFAVGTLAALGYNLLSDVHPLGFWPAFAGLDILDSLDAISGKILLPLSGLLTAIFTGWIADRRLVDAENGIDGGIHVLWRFLIAWLCPLALAAILIVGLWPTA, encoded by the coding sequence ATGCCGGTGCTGCTTTCGGAAATGCTGATCGGACGCCACGGCGGCAGTTCGGCCGTGGAAAGCGCCAAGAAGGTGGCGCGCGATTCGAATGCCTCGACCTTGTGGTCGCTGCTCGCGAGTTTCGGCGTGCTTGGCGCCTTCCTGATCCTCAGCTTCTACTGCGTCGTCGCGGGCTGGGTGCTCTATTATGTCGGCGTGTTCGCAAGCGATTTCGTTACCGCATTGTCGGGCAATTTCGCCGGCGGCGCGCTCGCGGGCATGGATCAGGCGGCGATCGAGGGGCTGTTTCCCGGGCTGCTCGGCAATCCGGGCATGCTGATCGGGCTGCACGCGCTGTTCATGGCGATCACCCTGTTCTTCGTCGCGCGCGGCGTCAGCGGGGGGATCGAGATCGTCGCGGTATGGCTGATGCCCGCCTTCTTCATCCTGTTCCTCGGCATCACCGTGTACAGCCTGTTCAGCGGCGCGCTCGGCGAGACGATGTCGTTCCTGTTCGCCTTCAACCCCGACCGGCTGTTTCACGGCGATGTGATGCTGGCGGGGCTCGGCCAGGCGTTTTTCTCGCTTTCGCTCGGTTCGGCGCTGATGATCACTTATGGCGCCTATGCCGGGCGCGAGACCAATCTCGCCAATTCGACCGCGATCATCGCCGTCGCCGATACCGGCGTCGCGATCATGGCGGGGCTGTGCATCTTTCCGATCGTCTTCGCCGCCGGCCTCGACGCCGGGTCGGGGCCGGGACTGATGTTCGTCTCGCTGCCGGTCGCGTTCCAGGCGATGCCGTTCGGATCGCTGATCGGGCTGTTGTTCTTCGTCATGGTAGGGTTCGCCGCGCTGACATCCTCGGTCGCGCTGCTCGAGGCACCCGCTTCGTGGCTGATGCACCGCTTCAACATCGCCCGCGCGCCTGCCGCGATCATCATCGCGGCGCTCGCCTTCGCGGTGGGGACGCTGGCGGCACTCGGCTACAATCTGCTTTCCGACGTGCATCCGCTCGGCTTCTGGCCGGCCTTTGCCGGGCTCGACATCCTCGACTCGCTCGACGCGATTTCGGGCAAGATCCTGCTGCCGCTTTCGGGGCTGCTGACCGCGATCTTCACCGGCTGGATCGCCGATCGGCGGCTGGTCGATGCGGAGAACGGCATCGACGGTGGAATCCATGTCCTGTGGCGCTTCCTGATCGCGTGGCTGTGCCCGCTGGCGCTGGCGGCGATCCTGATCGTCGGGCTGTGGCCGACCGCCTGA
- a CDS encoding amino acid permease: MIFGRIKPLDAILATAEKKSLTRSLGAVQLTLLGVGAIIGTGIFVLTSEAAQKAGPGMMWAFVIAAVVCGVAALCYSEIASMVPVSGSAYTYTYAVMGELLAWMVGWALILEYAVAASAVSVGWSGYFVGLLHSWGVEFPHVLAVGPYAGGIVNLPALLIALLVTLLLMIGTTESARVNAVLVAIKVTALTVFIGLTLPVMQGANFEPFMPNGWFGNGHGAGLGAVGAAASIFFAYVGFDAVSTAAEETKNPQRNVPIGLIGSLAICTVFYLLVAAGAIGALGAQPVTGPAGEILAPGTQALAQQCQAIASVATEPLVCSREALAHVLRSIGYERLGDLIGVAAFLALPSVILIMLFGQTRIFFVMARDGLLPEKLAAIHPKWKTPHIVTMITGVAVSFFAAFLPVGQLADISNSGTLFAFFMVALAVLILRRTQPDRPRPFRTPLVWVVAPLAILGTLGLYFNLPFEAKMVLPVWGGIGLVVYFLYGYRKSHVGLGHVEVHEDDPDAPPQPVPPIGDAHTPGGKDA; the protein is encoded by the coding sequence ATGATCTTCGGGCGCATCAAGCCTCTCGACGCCATCCTTGCCACCGCCGAAAAGAAATCGCTGACCCGCTCGCTGGGCGCCGTGCAACTGACCTTGCTCGGCGTCGGCGCGATCATCGGCACGGGCATTTTCGTTCTCACTTCCGAAGCCGCGCAGAAAGCCGGGCCCGGCATGATGTGGGCCTTCGTCATCGCTGCCGTGGTGTGCGGCGTGGCGGCGCTCTGCTATTCCGAAATCGCGTCGATGGTGCCGGTGTCGGGCTCCGCCTATACCTATACCTATGCCGTGATGGGCGAGCTGCTCGCCTGGATGGTCGGCTGGGCGCTGATCCTCGAATATGCCGTCGCCGCTTCGGCCGTATCGGTGGGCTGGTCGGGCTATTTCGTCGGCCTGCTGCACAGCTGGGGAGTCGAATTTCCGCACGTGCTGGCGGTCGGCCCCTATGCGGGAGGAATCGTCAATCTGCCAGCGCTGCTCATCGCGCTGCTCGTCACGCTGCTGCTGATGATCGGCACCACCGAAAGCGCGCGGGTGAACGCGGTGCTGGTGGCGATCAAGGTGACCGCGCTGACCGTCTTCATCGGCCTGACCCTGCCGGTGATGCAGGGGGCCAATTTCGAACCGTTCATGCCGAACGGCTGGTTCGGCAACGGCCATGGCGCGGGCCTCGGCGCGGTCGGTGCGGCGGCCTCGATCTTCTTCGCCTATGTCGGCTTCGACGCGGTTTCGACGGCGGCGGAGGAGACCAAGAATCCGCAGCGCAACGTGCCGATCGGCCTGATCGGATCGCTGGCGATCTGTACCGTCTTCTATCTGCTCGTCGCAGCGGGCGCGATCGGGGCGCTGGGCGCGCAGCCGGTGACCGGCCCGGCAGGCGAGATCCTCGCCCCGGGCACGCAGGCGCTGGCGCAGCAATGCCAGGCGATCGCTTCGGTCGCCACCGAGCCGCTCGTCTGCTCGCGCGAAGCGCTCGCCCATGTCCTGCGCTCGATCGGTTACGAGCGGCTGGGCGACCTGATCGGCGTCGCGGCGTTCCTTGCCCTGCCCTCGGTCATCCTGATCATGCTGTTCGGCCAGACGCGCATCTTCTTCGTGATGGCGCGCGACGGACTGCTTCCCGAAAAGCTCGCCGCGATCCATCCCAAGTGGAAGACGCCGCATATCGTGACGATGATCACCGGCGTCGCCGTCTCCTTCTTCGCGGCGTTCCTGCCGGTAGGGCAGCTTGCCGACATTTCGAACTCGGGGACTTTGTTCGCCTTCTTCATGGTGGCGCTGGCGGTGCTGATCCTGCGCCGGACGCAGCCCGATCGCCCGCGCCCGTTCCGCACGCCGCTGGTCTGGGTGGTTGCGCCGTTGGCGATCCTCGGCACGCTCGGCCTCTATTTCAACCTGCCGTTCGAAGCGAAGATGGTGCTGCCGGTATGGGGCGGCATCGGGCTGGTCGTCTATTTCCTCTATGGCTACCGCAAGAGCCATGTCGGCCTGGGCCATGTCGAAGTGCATGAAGACGATCCCGACGCCCCGCCCCAGCCCGTCCCACCGATCGGCGACGCGCATACGCCGGGCGGCAAGGACGCCTGA
- a CDS encoding class I SAM-dependent methyltransferase — MTALYDTIGVNYVQLRRPDPRIAAAIHRALGDARSVLNVGAGTGSYEPADRRVTAVEPSTEMIARRAADAAPAIQGVAEALPFPDDSFDASMAVLTLHHWTDKAAGLREMRRVTRGPVVLVTFDPAQRPWLTDYLPQLAALDEAQMPTMADYADWLGDVTVSPLEVPHDCSDGFLYAYWRRPAAYLDPRIRSGISSFWALDDLQVGLDRLRDDLNSGEWPRRHAALLAREAYDAGYRLIVAR; from the coding sequence ATGACCGCGCTCTACGACACGATCGGCGTCAATTATGTGCAGCTGCGGCGCCCGGATCCGAGAATCGCCGCCGCGATTCATCGCGCGCTGGGCGATGCGCGCTCGGTGCTCAATGTCGGTGCGGGCACCGGTTCCTATGAACCCGCCGACCGGCGGGTGACGGCGGTGGAACCGTCGACGGAGATGATCGCCAGGCGCGCGGCCGATGCCGCACCTGCCATTCAGGGCGTCGCCGAAGCGCTGCCCTTCCCCGACGACAGCTTCGACGCGTCGATGGCGGTCCTCACGCTCCATCACTGGACCGACAAGGCCGCCGGGCTGCGCGAGATGCGCCGGGTGACGCGCGGGCCAGTGGTGCTGGTCACCTTCGATCCGGCGCAGCGGCCGTGGCTGACCGACTATCTGCCGCAACTCGCCGCGCTCGACGAGGCGCAGATGCCGACGATGGCGGACTATGCGGACTGGCTGGGCGATGTCACGGTGTCGCCGCTCGAAGTGCCGCACGACTGCAGCGACGGCTTTCTCTACGCCTATTGGCGCAGGCCCGCCGCCTATCTCGACCCGCGTATTCGCTCGGGCATTTCCTCCTTCTGGGCGCTGGACGATCTGCAGGTGGGGCTCGACCGGCTGCGCGACGATCTGAACAGCGGCGAATGGCCGCGCCGCCATGCCGCGCTGCTTGCGCGCGAAGCCTATGACGCGGGCTATCGGCTGATCGTCGCGCGGTAA
- a CDS encoding alanine/glycine:cation symporter family protein, with translation MTAAAADQAANTSLIDQVTNVSDFIWGGTWNGTEVLPIPPLVVILFGVGLYLMIGLKFYPILQLPSAFKGLFVKSGGKNGAGEISPFAALSTALSGQVGTGNLAGVATAITLGGPGAIFWMWITALLGMSLAFAEGALAIRYREITPEGHYRGGPMSYITFGMGPKWKWLAIVFCLAVLFSGLITGNGIQANSFADSFNELTGMDEWIGGAIAAIAVFIVIIGGIKSIGAVAEKVVPTMATLYIIMALIALIMNFGDLPETFSRIFGGAFNPQSAMGGFLGASMIVAIRAGAARGLFSNEAGQGSTPIAHAVAQTKDPALQGRFAMMGTFIDTILICTMTALVILTVEGQFTGGGEAVKHAWQSDLNGFAMTSGAFAAAFPLDVAGIPIGTLVASLALLLFVFTTLLTWSYYGERAITFLYDMIPGSTPQGEKILHMIWRLLWCVVIFFSATFPLELIWRLGDISNATMVLPNLLALAILSPVVFKLAKGVRNAGKDHGRDTPHELFDEAPAPAE, from the coding sequence GTGACAGCAGCAGCTGCGGATCAGGCGGCGAACACCAGCCTGATCGACCAAGTAACCAATGTGTCCGACTTTATCTGGGGGGGCACATGGAACGGCACCGAGGTGCTGCCGATACCGCCGCTGGTGGTGATCCTTTTCGGGGTCGGTCTCTATCTGATGATCGGCCTCAAATTCTATCCGATCCTGCAGCTTCCCTCGGCATTCAAGGGGCTGTTCGTCAAATCGGGCGGCAAGAACGGTGCTGGCGAGATTTCGCCGTTCGCGGCGCTTTCCACGGCGCTGTCGGGTCAGGTCGGCACGGGCAACCTTGCCGGTGTCGCAACCGCGATCACGCTGGGCGGGCCGGGTGCGATCTTCTGGATGTGGATCACCGCGCTGCTCGGCATGTCGCTCGCCTTCGCCGAAGGCGCGCTCGCCATCCGCTATCGCGAAATCACGCCGGAAGGCCATTATCGCGGCGGCCCGATGAGCTACATCACCTTCGGCATGGGCCCGAAATGGAAGTGGCTGGCGATCGTCTTCTGTCTTGCCGTGCTCTTCTCAGGCCTGATCACCGGCAACGGCATTCAGGCGAACAGCTTTGCTGATTCGTTCAACGAACTGACCGGGATGGATGAATGGATCGGCGGCGCTATCGCCGCGATCGCGGTGTTCATCGTCATCATCGGCGGCATCAAGTCGATCGGCGCCGTCGCCGAAAAGGTCGTGCCGACCATGGCGACGCTCTACATCATCATGGCGCTGATCGCGCTGATCATGAATTTCGGCGATCTTCCCGAAACCTTCAGCCGCATTTTCGGCGGCGCATTCAATCCGCAATCGGCGATGGGCGGCTTTTTGGGCGCCAGCATGATCGTTGCGATCCGCGCCGGTGCCGCACGCGGCCTGTTCTCGAACGAAGCGGGTCAGGGTTCGACTCCGATCGCGCATGCCGTCGCCCAGACCAAGGATCCGGCGCTGCAGGGTCGCTTTGCGATGATGGGCACCTTCATCGACACGATCCTGATCTGCACCATGACCGCGCTGGTCATCCTGACCGTCGAAGGCCAGTTCACCGGTGGCGGTGAAGCGGTGAAGCATGCCTGGCAGTCCGATCTCAACGGCTTCGCCATGACCTCGGGTGCCTTCGCGGCAGCCTTCCCGCTCGATGTTGCGGGTATTCCGATCGGCACGCTGGTCGCATCGCTCGCGCTGCTGCTGTTCGTCTTCACGACGTTGCTCACCTGGAGCTATTACGGCGAACGCGCGATCACCTTTCTCTACGACATGATCCCCGGATCGACGCCGCAAGGCGAGAAGATCCTGCACATGATCTGGCGCCTGCTGTGGTGCGTGGTGATCTTCTTCAGCGCGACCTTCCCGCTCGAGCTGATCTGGCGGCTGGGCGACATTTCCAACGCGACGATGGTGCTGCCCAACCTGCTGGCGCTGGCGATCCTGTCTCCGGTGGTGTTCAAGCTCGCCAAGGGTGTCCGCAACGCGGGCAAGGATCATGGCCGCGACACGCCGCACGAACTGTTCGACGAGGCGCCGGCTCCGGCGGAGTAA
- a CDS encoding adenosine kinase: MTTPEYDVVAIGNAIVDVLAQSSDEFIVEQGMTKGSMQLVFSPEEADALYAKMGPGREVSGGSAANTVAGIASLGGKCGFIGQVADDELGQIFKHDINSVGIHYDTAPRAGDPTTARCLIFVTPDGQRTMNTFLGASQFLPESALDKDLIAKGAILYLEGYLWDPEEPRQAMRAAIDVARSNGRKVAFTLSDVFCISRHGDDFRKLIADGLVDILFANENELLALADLEDFDAAVEKIAPQVPVLVVTRSEKGAIALTGGERAEVSAEAIDKVVDTTGAGDLFAAGFLRGQAQGKSVADSLRMGSVCAAEIISHYGARPEVDLKDLVTKKLG, from the coding sequence GTGACGACCCCTGAATATGACGTCGTGGCGATCGGCAATGCGATCGTCGATGTACTGGCCCAGTCGAGCGACGAATTCATCGTCGAACAGGGCATGACCAAGGGATCGATGCAGCTCGTCTTCTCTCCCGAGGAAGCCGACGCGCTCTATGCCAAGATGGGGCCGGGGCGCGAGGTTTCGGGCGGTTCGGCGGCGAACACCGTCGCGGGCATCGCCTCGCTCGGCGGCAAATGCGGGTTTATCGGCCAGGTCGCCGACGATGAACTCGGCCAGATCTTCAAGCACGACATCAATTCGGTCGGCATCCATTACGATACCGCGCCGCGCGCGGGCGACCCGACCACCGCGCGCTGCCTGATCTTCGTGACGCCCGACGGGCAGCGCACGATGAACACCTTTCTCGGCGCTTCGCAGTTCCTGCCTGAAAGCGCGCTCGACAAGGATCTGATCGCCAAGGGCGCGATCCTCTATCTCGAAGGCTATCTCTGGGATCCCGAAGAGCCGCGCCAGGCGATGCGCGCCGCGATCGACGTCGCGCGGAGCAACGGGCGCAAGGTCGCCTTCACGCTTTCGGACGTCTTCTGCATCTCGCGCCACGGCGACGATTTCCGCAAGCTGATCGCCGACGGGCTGGTCGACATCCTGTTCGCCAACGAGAATGAACTGCTCGCGCTTGCCGATCTCGAGGATTTCGATGCCGCGGTCGAAAAGATCGCGCCGCAGGTGCCGGTGCTCGTCGTCACCCGCAGCGAAAAGGGCGCGATCGCGCTGACCGGCGGCGAGCGGGCCGAAGTATCGGCGGAGGCGATCGACAAGGTCGTCGACACCACCGGCGCGGGCGACCTGTTCGCCGCGGGCTTCCTGCGCGGCCAGGCGCAGGGCAAGAGCGTCGCCGATTCGCTCAGGATGGGCTCGGTCTGCGCGGCCGAGATCATCAGCCACTATGGCGCACGGCCGGAAGTCGACCTCAAGGATCTGGTGACGAAGAAGCTGGGATAA
- a CDS encoding EI24 domain-containing protein, producing MFQSFFLSFGQLLDKPIARVFLKSLAVTIIAFGVVGAALWWGMRWLFRLVNGAPAGEPGTLWGWATGWAQAASEHQGLADLISLILFLLASWLLFRAIAVAVIGIFADEVVVAVEQKHYPDRLASARDVPFWRGVWMGLGSAARAIAINVVLSPLYLILLVTGVGTAVAFFVVNAWLLGRDLGDMVAARHMPKEKLARWRSRTIFRRFLLGGIGTGLFLIPGLNLIAPVLGTAMATHMLHRKGIE from the coding sequence ATGTTTCAATCGTTTTTTCTGTCTTTCGGGCAGTTGCTCGACAAGCCGATCGCGCGGGTTTTTCTGAAATCGCTTGCGGTCACGATCATTGCTTTCGGCGTAGTCGGCGCAGCACTTTGGTGGGGCATGCGCTGGCTGTTCCGGCTGGTGAACGGCGCGCCGGCGGGCGAGCCGGGCACGCTGTGGGGCTGGGCCACGGGGTGGGCGCAGGCGGCCAGCGAGCATCAGGGGCTGGCGGACCTGATCTCGCTGATCCTGTTCCTGCTCGCTTCCTGGCTGCTGTTCCGCGCGATCGCCGTCGCCGTGATCGGCATCTTCGCCGACGAAGTCGTCGTCGCGGTCGAACAGAAACATTATCCCGACCGGCTGGCGAGCGCGCGCGACGTGCCTTTCTGGCGCGGCGTATGGATGGGGCTGGGATCGGCGGCGCGCGCGATCGCGATCAATGTCGTTCTCTCGCCGCTATACCTGATCCTGCTGGTGACCGGCGTCGGCACCGCGGTCGCCTTCTTCGTCGTCAATGCCTGGCTGCTCGGCCGCGACCTGGGCGATATGGTCGCCGCGCGCCACATGCCGAAGGAAAAGCTGGCACGCTGGCGCTCACGCACCATCTTTCGCCGCTTCCTGCTTGGCGGTATCGGGACCGGGCTGTTCCTGATACCGGGGCTGAACCTGATCGCCCCGGTGCTCGGCACGGCAATGGCGACGCATATGCTGCATCGAAAGGGTATTGAATGA